The following coding sequences lie in one Panicum virgatum strain AP13 chromosome 6N, P.virgatum_v5, whole genome shotgun sequence genomic window:
- the LOC120678372 gene encoding uncharacterized protein LOC120678372 isoform X3 encodes MAGTGPIRQDWELVEKDEKAVNAECRSGAEIETTKKYNAGSNEAASSGTSLDTKRLDDDTENLARPSEDAVIDDWARDAAEPMFVDSGAAHAEVAAVDPTVNAPSSSAAEGVKEIQSSLQSLKLKAHVAAQDALEVEDEVEDTKRHLNVVFIGHVGRLGEQLHDENVRII; translated from the exons ATGGCGGGGACCGGGCCGATCAGGCAGGACTGGGAGCTGGTCGAGAAGGATGAGAAAGCAGTCAACGCCGAGTGTCGCTCCGGCGCCGAGATCGAGACCACGAAGAAGT ACAACGCTGGGTCGAACGAGGCGGCGTCCAGCGGAACATCCCTCGACACCAAGCGCCTTGACGACGACACAGAGAACCTCGCCC GCCCGTCTGAGGACGCCGTCATTGACGACTGGGCGCGTGACGCCGCGGAGCCCATGTTCGTGGACTCCGGCGCTGCCCACGCTGAGGTGGCTGCGGTGGATCCCACCGTTAATGCTCCATCCTCGTCTGCGGCAGAAG GTGTCAAGGAAATTCAATCATCTCTTCAGTCCTTGAAGCTTAAGGCACATG TTGCTGCACAAGATGCTCTGGAGGTAGAAGATGAGGTAGAGGACACAAAACGACACTTGAATGTGGTTTTCATTGGCCATGTTG gGAGACTTGGAgaacaattacatgatgaaaaTGTTAGGATTATTTAA
- the LOC120678372 gene encoding uncharacterized protein LOC120678372 isoform X6: MAGTGPIRQDWELVEKDEKAVNAECRSGAEIETTKKYNAGSNEAASSGTSLDTKRLDDDTENLARPSEDAVIDDWARDAAEPMFVDSGAAHAEVAAVDPTVNAPSSSAAEGVKEIQSSLQSLKLKAHVAAQDALEVEDEVEDTKRHLNVVFIGHVGKFPAV, from the exons ATGGCGGGGACCGGGCCGATCAGGCAGGACTGGGAGCTGGTCGAGAAGGATGAGAAAGCAGTCAACGCCGAGTGTCGCTCCGGCGCCGAGATCGAGACCACGAAGAAGT ACAACGCTGGGTCGAACGAGGCGGCGTCCAGCGGAACATCCCTCGACACCAAGCGCCTTGACGACGACACAGAGAACCTCGCCC GCCCGTCTGAGGACGCCGTCATTGACGACTGGGCGCGTGACGCCGCGGAGCCCATGTTCGTGGACTCCGGCGCTGCCCACGCTGAGGTGGCTGCGGTGGATCCCACCGTTAATGCTCCATCCTCGTCTGCGGCAGAAG GTGTCAAGGAAATTCAATCATCTCTTCAGTCCTTGAAGCTTAAGGCACATG TTGCTGCACAAGATGCTCTGGAGGTAGAAGATGAGGTAGAGGACACAAAACGACACTTGAATGTGGTTTTCATTGGCCATGTTG GTAAATTTCCAGCTGTCTAG
- the LOC120678372 gene encoding uncharacterized protein LOC120678372 isoform X2: protein MAGTGPIRQDWELVEKDEKAVNAECRSGAEIETTKKYNAGSNEAASSGTSLDTKRLDDDTENLARPSEDAVIDDWARDAAEPMFVDSGAAHAEVAAVDPTVNAPSSSAAEGVKEIQSSLQSLKLKAHVAAQDALEVEDEVEDTKRHLNVVFIGHVGKFSIQTAFFNLFLLLPILVLIRPCLVPLG, encoded by the exons ATGGCGGGGACCGGGCCGATCAGGCAGGACTGGGAGCTGGTCGAGAAGGATGAGAAAGCAGTCAACGCCGAGTGTCGCTCCGGCGCCGAGATCGAGACCACGAAGAAGT ACAACGCTGGGTCGAACGAGGCGGCGTCCAGCGGAACATCCCTCGACACCAAGCGCCTTGACGACGACACAGAGAACCTCGCCC GCCCGTCTGAGGACGCCGTCATTGACGACTGGGCGCGTGACGCCGCGGAGCCCATGTTCGTGGACTCCGGCGCTGCCCACGCTGAGGTGGCTGCGGTGGATCCCACCGTTAATGCTCCATCCTCGTCTGCGGCAGAAG GTGTCAAGGAAATTCAATCATCTCTTCAGTCCTTGAAGCTTAAGGCACATG TTGCTGCACAAGATGCTCTGGAGGTAGAAGATGAGGTAGAGGACACAAAACGACACTTGAATGTGGTTTTCATTGGCCATGTTGGTAAGTTCAGTATCCAGACTGCCTTCTTTAACTTATTTTTACTGTTACCCATATTGGTGCttataaggccctgtttggttcccttggGCTAA
- the LOC120678372 gene encoding uncharacterized protein LOC120678372 isoform X4: MAGTGPIRQDWELVEKDEKAVNAECRSGAEIETTKKYNAGSNEAASSGTSLDTKRLDDDTENLARPSEDAVIDDWARDAAEPMFVDSGAAHAEVAAVDPTVNAPSSSAAEGVKEIQSSLQSLKLKAHVAAQDALEVEDEVEDTKRHLNVVFIGHVVAGHSMMHDNLSRT, from the exons ATGGCGGGGACCGGGCCGATCAGGCAGGACTGGGAGCTGGTCGAGAAGGATGAGAAAGCAGTCAACGCCGAGTGTCGCTCCGGCGCCGAGATCGAGACCACGAAGAAGT ACAACGCTGGGTCGAACGAGGCGGCGTCCAGCGGAACATCCCTCGACACCAAGCGCCTTGACGACGACACAGAGAACCTCGCCC GCCCGTCTGAGGACGCCGTCATTGACGACTGGGCGCGTGACGCCGCGGAGCCCATGTTCGTGGACTCCGGCGCTGCCCACGCTGAGGTGGCTGCGGTGGATCCCACCGTTAATGCTCCATCCTCGTCTGCGGCAGAAG GTGTCAAGGAAATTCAATCATCTCTTCAGTCCTTGAAGCTTAAGGCACATG TTGCTGCACAAGATGCTCTGGAGGTAGAAGATGAGGTAGAGGACACAAAACGACACTTGAATGTGGTTTTCATTGGCCATGTTG TGGCGGGCCACTCAATGATGCACGATAATTTGAGCCGCACATAG
- the LOC120678372 gene encoding uncharacterized protein LOC120678372 isoform X1, with product MYQSNQARPIISLGFPHGAGRPQNPSRHPVNSTHGTVAPVARQPPSLPPPQSSQSHLPPSPCATTAPRSRRARIILRPSSHAYNLRPRLGRDPIPINLVSAMPGDVKSEPPLPPPTMEGLAAMMTKLLSSMGDMETRFTSMESRITSMESRLQPPPTLNPTASMPYGMPEYGSTTLASSSSTAAATLSMAPPTSSPTLPITMITLPHSPSPLPVFDDIPQPNPLGASGAPGAASTHERLGVPRFSKLDFPTYDGTEDPLNWLHRCEQFFRGQRTLASDRVWLASYHMTGVAQTWYYALEQDEGMPSWERFEELANQRFGPAIRSNRLSELARLPWHGTVQDFQERFNSMVCHTPELSPKQKADLFVGGLPDHIRVDVELRTPPTLQDAMHLARAFERRAAATATASPQRAGRLPQRLPLPPPAAPAPALPAPPPKPFRRLTPAEMVERRRQGLCYNCDEPYVRGHQCQRLFYLEVADYTSDGEDDAAAGGAGA from the coding sequence atgtatcaatctaatcaagcaagaCCAATCATATCGCTCGGCTTCCCTCACGGAGCCGGGAGACCCCAAAACCCTAGTCGCCATCCCGTGAACAGTACCCACGGTACTGTAGCACCTGTAGCGCGGCAGCCGCCGTCGCTTCCTCCTCCACAATCCTCTCAATCCCACCTGCCTCCTTCCCCTTGCGCGACCACGGCGCCCAGAAGCCGTCGGGCGCGCATCATCCTCCGTCCTTCTTCCCACGCCTACAACCTGCGTCCACGCCTTGGTAGGGATCCAATTCCTATCAATCTGGTATCAGCTATGCCAGGCGACGTCAAGTCTGAGCCACCACTGCCACCGCCAACCATGGAGGGTCTGGCCGCCATGATGACCAAGCTGCTGAGCAGCATGGGCGACATGGAGACGCGCTTCACCTCTATGGAGTCGCGCATCACCTCTATGGAGTCGCGCCTTCAACCGCCGCCGACGTTGAACCCCACGGCGTCCATGCCCTATGGGATGCCAGAGTACGGATCTACAACCCTGGCGAGTTCTTcatcgacggccgccgccacacTGTCCATGGCACCCCCAACGTCTTCGCCGACCCTGCCAATCACCATGATCACGCTCCCCCACTCGCCATCACCGCTGCCCGTGTTCGACGACATCCCGCAGCCCAACCCGTTGGGCGCGTCGGGTGCACCGGGAGCTGCCAGCACACACGAGCGCCTGGGGGTTCCGCGCTTCAGCAAGCTCGACTTCCCCACCTACGACGGCACTGAAGATCCACTGAACTGGCTCCACCGCTGTGAGCAGTTTTTTAGGGGACAGCGCACGCTGGCCTCCGACCGGGTCTGGCTCGCCTCGTACCACATGACTGGCGTGGCCCAGACCTGGTACTACGCCCTCGAGCAGGACGAGGGCATGCCGTCATGGGAGCGCTTCGAAGAGCTTGCCAACCAGCGCTTCGGGCCGGCCATTCGCTCCAACCGCCTCTCGGAGCTGGCCCGGCTTCCCTGGCACGGTACCGTCCAAGACTTCCAGGAGCGCTTCAACTCTATGGTGTGCCACACCCCGGAGCTCTCGCCAAAGCAGAAGGCAGACCTCTTTGTGGGGGGTCTGCCGGATCACATCCGTGTCGACGTCGAGCTCCGCACACCCCCGACGCTCCAGGATGCCATGCATCTCGCACGGGCCTTTGAGCGTCGCGCAGCGGCCACGGCGACCGCTTCTCCACAGCGTGCAGGGCGCCTTCCCCAGCGCCTGCCCCTGCCACCGCCAGCCGCTCCTGCACCGGCCttaccggcgccgccgcccaaaccGTTCCGCCGTCTGACTCCGGCTGAGATGGTGGAACGCCGTCGCCAGGGCCTCTGCTACAACTGCGACGAGCCCTACGTACGTGGCCACCAGTGCCAGCGCCTCTTCTACCTGGAGGTGGCCGACTACACGTCCGATGGCGAGGATGACGCTGCGGCCGGGGGCGCTGGCGCCTAG
- the LOC120678372 gene encoding uncharacterized protein LOC120678372 isoform X5, translated as MAGTGPIRQDWELVEKDEKAVNAECRSGAEIETTKKYNAGSNEAASSGTSLDTKRLDDDTENLARPSEDAVIDDWARDAAEPMFVDSGAAHAEVAAVDPTVNAPSSSAAEGVKEIQSSLQSLKLKAHVAAQDALEVEDEVEDTKRHLNVVFIGHVDVVSLW; from the exons ATGGCGGGGACCGGGCCGATCAGGCAGGACTGGGAGCTGGTCGAGAAGGATGAGAAAGCAGTCAACGCCGAGTGTCGCTCCGGCGCCGAGATCGAGACCACGAAGAAGT ACAACGCTGGGTCGAACGAGGCGGCGTCCAGCGGAACATCCCTCGACACCAAGCGCCTTGACGACGACACAGAGAACCTCGCCC GCCCGTCTGAGGACGCCGTCATTGACGACTGGGCGCGTGACGCCGCGGAGCCCATGTTCGTGGACTCCGGCGCTGCCCACGCTGAGGTGGCTGCGGTGGATCCCACCGTTAATGCTCCATCCTCGTCTGCGGCAGAAG GTGTCAAGGAAATTCAATCATCTCTTCAGTCCTTGAAGCTTAAGGCACATG TTGCTGCACAAGATGCTCTGGAGGTAGAAGATGAGGTAGAGGACACAAAACGACACTTGAATGTGGTTTTCATTGGCCATGTTG ATGTCGTCTCCTTATGGTAA
- the LOC120678372 gene encoding uncharacterized protein LOC120678372 isoform X7 — protein MAGTGPIRQDWELVEKDEKAVNAECRSGAEIETTKKYNAGSNEAASSGTSLDTKRLDDDTENLARPSEDAVIDDWARDAAEPMFVDSGAAHAEVAAVDPTVNAPSSSAAEGVKEIQSSLQSLKLKAHVAAQDALEVEDEVEDTKRHLNVVFIGHVDVVSL, from the exons ATGGCGGGGACCGGGCCGATCAGGCAGGACTGGGAGCTGGTCGAGAAGGATGAGAAAGCAGTCAACGCCGAGTGTCGCTCCGGCGCCGAGATCGAGACCACGAAGAAGT ACAACGCTGGGTCGAACGAGGCGGCGTCCAGCGGAACATCCCTCGACACCAAGCGCCTTGACGACGACACAGAGAACCTCGCCC GCCCGTCTGAGGACGCCGTCATTGACGACTGGGCGCGTGACGCCGCGGAGCCCATGTTCGTGGACTCCGGCGCTGCCCACGCTGAGGTGGCTGCGGTGGATCCCACCGTTAATGCTCCATCCTCGTCTGCGGCAGAAG GTGTCAAGGAAATTCAATCATCTCTTCAGTCCTTGAAGCTTAAGGCACATG TTGCTGCACAAGATGCTCTGGAGGTAGAAGATGAGGTAGAGGACACAAAACGACACTTGAATGTGGTTTTCATTGGCCATGTTG ATGTCGTCTCCTTATG A